CTACTTTTAGATCAAGAATACACACGATCTTTAACGTATCAAATAAATAGGTTGCAAAAGGACATTAGCAAATTACCCAATAACACCCCCAATGGTGAACCTACAGAATGCTTAAAAAATATTGAAAAAGCACTTAGTCTAGTGCAAAATATTGATATTGATAGTATTCTGGAAGTAGATAAAGAAACGAATATACGCTTAAAATTGGATCAGTTATTTTCAAAATTAAGTGATTTGTTTCATGTAACTTCCATGTCAATTTCAGACACATATTTCAATCATTCCCTACAACAGAAACAGTTGGTAAAACGTAACATAACAAATTAGATGGTAGTTTTCGATCTCTGGCATAAAACCAAATATAAGTACGAGCAAGGCGCTTCTTTTTGTCATAATCTAGTCACATTAAAGCCTAAAAATTTTCCGGGTCAAGAGTTGTTAGATTATCGTTTAGAAATTAGTCCAACCCCAACTGAAATTTCTGAAAGAATTGATTTTTTCGGAAATACCATAGCAACTTTTTCTATTCAGGAAAACCATGAAGAGCTTACGGTTATTGCGCGAAGCAAAATCGTTAGAGACTATAAATATCAAGTTTCTAATGAAAATATTGAGGCTAGAAACAAGGTGACTATAGAAGAAGCTTTAAAACAATTAAAAGGTATTGACCCCGCTATTATCAATGCAAGACAATATGTGTTGTTTTCCCCTCTAATTACAAAATTGTCGCCGAAAATAAAAAAGTATGCCGAGGTTTCCTTTAATCCTGGCCGTTCTCTTTATGAAGCCGCACACGAACTCATGCAACGTATTTTCATTGATTTTGACTTTGTTCCTGGTTTTACAAATATTGCTACCCCCCTAGATAACGTCATGAATGCCAAAAAAGGGGTTTGTCAGGATTTTGCCCAAATTGCTATTGCTTGTGTGCGCTCTATGGGCTTACCTGCAAGATATGTAAGTGGCTATATCGAAACCATTCCGCCAGAAGGCAAAGAAAAATTAATAGGCACTGACGCGTCACATGCCTGGTTTTCAGTTTTTATTCCTCAATATGGTTGGGTAGATTTTGATCCTACAAATAATCAAATACCTAAAGACCAACATATTGTTGTAGCACATGGCCGAGATTATTACGATGTTCCGCCACTAAAAGGTGTAATCTATTCTACAGGGAAAAATGACATGGAAGTATCGGTAGATTTACGTCCCGCAAAGGAAAATGCTAAACACAAAAAAGACTAATAAACATCATATTACCCACTCTTCTAGGCCTTGGCCTTAACGTCTAAAGTATGCGAAATATCAAAATAATCTTCTTCTAATTTCACTGCTATATTAGCCAG
This genomic interval from Tamlana carrageenivorans contains the following:
- a CDS encoding transglutaminase family protein → MVVFDLWHKTKYKYEQGASFCHNLVTLKPKNFPGQELLDYRLEISPTPTEISERIDFFGNTIATFSIQENHEELTVIARSKIVRDYKYQVSNENIEARNKVTIEEALKQLKGIDPAIINARQYVLFSPLITKLSPKIKKYAEVSFNPGRSLYEAAHELMQRIFIDFDFVPGFTNIATPLDNVMNAKKGVCQDFAQIAIACVRSMGLPARYVSGYIETIPPEGKEKLIGTDASHAWFSVFIPQYGWVDFDPTNNQIPKDQHIVVAHGRDYYDVPPLKGVIYSTGKNDMEVSVDLRPAKENAKHKKD